The following DNA comes from Hordeum vulgare subsp. vulgare chromosome 3H, MorexV3_pseudomolecules_assembly, whole genome shotgun sequence.
GGCAATGAAAAAAGCTACAACCAGCGACTGAATTTGCGGCGTGCGACCAGGGTGACCACGACGACTAGAATTTTCTACAACTAATGCGCTTTTTGctaccactgtggtgaccccgtgCTACGAGCGGTACGGTGACGGAGAGCTACGACCTGGATAACAGACATTTTGGAACCTAGTGGCCGGAGACTTGTGTGCTGGTGGTGTGGCCGAGGTCTGATGCCTAGTGGTGCAGGTGCCCTTGGCGTCCATTTCGTGAGGAAGAAGCAAGGAGAAAACAATTGGAAGCAAAGTGGTCCCATCGCCTAGTTTATATCCCTGAGGGGTGCTTCCGTCCCTGGGTACTCGCACGATCGAACGCCCCACGATCGAACGCCCTGCCCCTGGGTACTCGCACGATCGAACGCCCCGCATCTGACCCAAAGTTCGGCTGATGCATCGGGTGTACAACCTTTTTTTATATACACGGGTTGGCCAGAGCAAAATTTTACTCCCCTGTCCCAACATAACAACTTTATACTAACTTCAATACAAAATTATACTAGTAAAGCTAAGACACAATTTTATACTAACTTCAATACAAAATTATACTAaaattaagacatttatttttggACAGGAGGAGTATTTGATTAGATTGTTTACTAATTTGTACAGATTGCATTTTGTATATGGTAAATCCAGAAGGTTAGATTAGTAAGTGTAAACAACAAATGACAAGACAAACACCTTGCAAAGATTCGACAATAACATCTCAGTATTATATGGTAAATCTTTTCAGGACCCGACAGTCATTTGCTATGCAAAGTTTACGACTTTGCTATTCATAGACACATAAACTCAGCTTGTATATATGGAACCTAATTAGGGGTGCGGTACAGCTTGCCGAAAACATGGAGCACAGCAACAACCGCAATAAACCCTAtgctcatgatcagaacagcatttGGGGACATCTTGCGCCCAGCAGCCTCATCGGTGTAGAACTGAAGCATTGTACTGGCACCGGCACCAcctccagcagcagcagcaccactgGTGGTTCTACGCCTGCGCAAGCTTGCAGCTGCAGCTGCACTCCCTCTTGCAGGGGCGTCA
Coding sequences within:
- the LOC123443711 gene encoding protein transport protein Sec61 subunit beta-like codes for the protein MVANGDAPARGSAAAAASLRRRRTTSGAAAAGGGAGASTMLQFYTDEAAGRKMSPNAVLIMSIGFIAVVAVLHVFGKLYRTPN